The DNA sequence tattatctTATTCTCGAGcaaactattttttaaaaactctAACTCGAATTAGTTAAGTTCTTACATTACATAAGATAAGGTTTTATCGAGAATCCTTTTTATGCCTGACAAACTAAAAGGAATTCATGCttatttgataaaattttttttttttttttttttttataatatcatcataaaaaacatataagtATAGTAGGAATAAACTTGCTTGTAATACGATCatgttaagaaaaaaatgaatccttcgaaaaaaagttaaaaagggtaatatattaaatatatatattcaagtAAGTATGAGattgattatatatatatgcatatgtaaatatgtatgtatatatgcatatgtaaatatgtatgtatatatgcatatgtaaatatgtatgtatatatgcatatatatatatatatatatacgaatataTGCATTCCTTTTGCATGGTAGGACTGCActtttatatgtacttaccgcgggaaaaaaaaaaaaaaaaaattaaactatAAAATGGGAATGCATGTTATATTACATTTGTCATGAGTATGTAAAGGTGCCTCGCTCTATTCCCtcgaaaagaaaaaggataaaaaaataaaataacgaTTGTAACTGTAACtgtaaaagtaaaagtaaCTGTAAAAGTAACTGTAAAAGTAACTGTAAAAGTAACTGTAAAAGTAACTGTAAATGTAACTGTAAATGTAACTGTAAAAGTAACTGTAAATGTAACTGTAAATGTAACTGTAAATGTAACTGTAAATGTAACTGTAAAAGTAACTGTAAATGTAACTGTAAATGTAACTGTAAAAGTAACTGTAAATGTAACTGTAAATGAGTGTTATTATGATGACGACGGTGGTAATGGCAATAACGACCTACGGTAGAGGATCGATGAAACCCAACATGATGCCCTCTTAACACCCACTTGAATGGAATTCTTTTGCGTGTCTGCGATTGGTTCGTAAATGATGTATTATTACTTGACAACCCACTACTGATGGACCACATACTCGTTTGATCTTTGCTCAAAAAACTCATTTGTTTTTAACACATACTATTATATCGtaaattttaacttttattttgtattcgtattcatcattttttctatatttttttcattttgtttattcgGTTTAGGCTTCATACACACGTGACAAAATTATGGTGCGAAAAAAGTTTTAGGAAAATACACtatttaccaaaaaaaagaaaaaataatacaatacaattaaatacagcagaatgaaataaaataatataaaacaaaacaaaacaaaacaaaacaaaataaaacaaaacaaaacaaaacaaaacgaaCCACTTTTCTTTGTTCTAAGTCGTACCacatttcattaaaaaaaataaaataaaataaaaaaatactacaTTACGACGAACGACCGTGCAACGCTAagtaaagcaaaaaaaaaaaaaaaaaaaaaaaaagagaaagaaaaagaaaaaggaaaaggaaaaaaaacacatataaacacatacgtacacaaacatatgcatacgtacacatataaacacgtacgtacacatacatatgcatacgtCCATATACATCCCCAtacatagatatacatacttGAACATAATCACAGCGCCAAAGCAAGAGTAATATGTACACTTCTTAATCGCGCgggtataataaataaaatgagtcTGTGTGTATCTCTCTGTTTGCTGGTCTTCCTAATTGTAGAGATACCTACTGGTATGACTTTTTATGTAGGAAAGGGTAAAAGGGCATGCTTTATATCTTCTGCATCCTCATATGGAGGAATTAACATGATGGCTGACAAGGGAACAGTGGTGTATGGATCTTTGAAAAGTAGAGCAGTGGGGGCAAAAAACGCAGAGGGTAATGTTAAGGTAATGAATTATGATAACGAAATGCTGCTTACTAACAAGTtagaagataaaaaaagggaCGATCATATAGGGGAAAAAACGATTAGGAAAAGAATAACCCACAATGTAGAAGCAGTAGTAGAGGGCACTACTAGTGCTAACAAAACtgatgtagaaaaaaaaaactactctgattttaatatatatattgagaataataaaataaaagaatacatATCTGATATTGATATAACAAAGGAAGAAATATGTACTTTATATGAGGATATGCATATGGGAAGAATGTTTGAAAATTTAGTagcaaaattatattatagtaaaaaaattaatggtTTCGTTCATTTGTATAATGGACAAGAAGCAATAAGTTCAGGgatcataaaaaatttaaccaTTTCCGACTTCGTTACTAGTACATATAGAGATCATGTGCATGCCATTAGTAAAGGGGTACCACCAAAAGAGGTTTTAAATGAATTGTATGGAAATTACTATGGAAGTACGAATAAAGGTAAAGGAGGAtctatgcatatttatagtAAGACACAAAATTTCATTGGGGGGTTTGGTTTTATAGGAGAACAGATTCCTATAGCCGTGGGCCTTGCCTatagtattttatataagcGAGAATTTTCTTCAGATGCATATGGATTTACTGCAGAACAGTGGAAACAAAGGGGGCAAAGGGACGAAGCGTGGGTTGAATCCATTGATGAAAGGGCAAATCAAAATGGAATAGGTTCCGAGGAGGGCCACCAtaacagtagtaataatgGTAGCAGTGGTGATAGTGATAGTGGTAGCAGCGGGGAGAGGAGCAAGATTGACGTAGTGGTGTGCTTCCTAGGAGATGGAACGACAAATATCGGTCAGTTCTTTGAGTCATTGAACCTAGCTGCCACGTATAACTTACccataatttttgtaatagaAAATAACAACTGGGCTATTGGCATGGAAAATTCTAGAGCCTCGGTAAATGATATTATGAACAATTATACTAAAGGAAAAGCATTTAACATAGAAACATACAAAATAGATGGTAATGATGttttaagtatttataaattagccaaaaaaaaaattaacgatATAAGGAATAGAAAATGTGGACCAGTACTAATTGAAGCTATTACTTATAGGTCCAAAGGACATTCCTTAGCTGACCCAGATGAACTTCGACTCTCTGAGGAAAAAACATCATGGAGAAAAAGAGATCCATTAGTATACTTATcgaattatatgaaaaaagaaaatattgttGATGAatcatattttgaaaaaattaaaaaaaaaatacagaatATCCTTGAAGATGCTCAGAATGATgctaatgaaaattataaaaagagtcaacatatagatatatgtCATTTGtttaaacataatatttttgctcCTTCTGAAAATACTCCTTATAATAGTCATTatgaaaattacaaaaagtTTGATAACTTGTCTCATTCTGATTTGAGGGAATACTATCAAGCTCTTCTTAAAGAGAAcgaaagaaaaaggaaaaacaaaaaaaatgacataACTGAAAAATTCGATGAGAAGAAGATCCCCTTGTTAATAGATTAGCATTCCTGAGATGAGCTGTTGATTTACCTTAGAGAGATCTTATTAACTTAACCTCATTTTGTACTTAAAGAAACAGAGGCAGAGGTAGAGGTAGAGGCAGAGGTAGAGGCAGAGGTAGAGGCAGAGGTAGAGGCAGAGGTAGAGGCAGAGGTAGAGGCAGAGGTAGAGGCAGAGGTAGAGGCAGAGGCAGAgacatactttttttttttttttttttttaacaatgtCCACTGTTTTTCGTGTGAACGGGTAGAGTTTGATATGTCCCATTAGACTTTGCGTATATTGCTTTGTGCAATTTTATCCATACTAATTatatggaaatatatatatatatatatatgcgtataaatgtatatatgcgtataaatgtatatatgtgtataaatgtatatatgcgtataaatgtatatatgcgtatatatgtatatatgtgtataaatgtatatatgtgtatattatgtacatttgtACGTATGCTTATGTGCGtcttttgctatttttttatgcccCATCCATTTGCATTTTGGATCATTAACCTCATTATTCTTCGCATTTTATGTCTGTCCTTTCAAATTTGTAGTAAATTTGTGGTTAatttattgtaaataaatGATCCATTTCTTATCCCTTTTGGTTAGCCAAATTGAGATGCCATACACTAACAATTCTCCAGAGTGCAGCAAAAAGGAATAACTTTCATAAACATGTGTAAACATCGCATGttgtgttaatatttttttttttttttttttttttttttttttttttttttttttgtttgccTTATCTCCATACTACACCCAGAGTAGCATGACAAGTTATAGTGATACAAACGAAAGAGCAGTcatgtatgtacatttttttttttcctttaactCAATTCACTCTAATATTAATTGGTCCAATTTTATTACAacgatttttattttacttctttgAAGAGATAATTTCAATACGAgctaaaatataagaatatagaAATAGCGAAATGACGATGTAATAATAGGGAGGGGGTGGGGGGGATTGACAAAACAAGTtcaaacaaatatatgtatgatgtGCACATGTTACATATGTGGTTACATATCATAGAAGTACCTTTTGACAGAACATGCCATAGGGATGATGGACTTCCCCTTAACGACGCATGTTTACACACTTCCATCAAAtgatgttataaaaaatctTCCATTCAAGGtttgtgaaaaaaataaggttaatgaaaaaaataaaaataaaatagaataaaataaattgaaataataaaaaattataaaaataaataaaaaaaaaaaaatatatataaaaaaaaattctataaatgagcaataaaaattttaatatacttaaattaGGGTgccaaaataaaataaaaatatgaacatgttCATTACGTTTTGTCCAAATGAATTCCAGattatttatacttatgACATATTGGGTAAATAGcagtataaaataaactacAGCAGCGAAGGAGGATTCAAACGTAGCAGCAAAAtagaaagtaaaaaaaaatgcgaaaaatgaaatgaaagaGGAAGCAAGTGTGAACGCAaatgtaagtatgtatgtaaggTGTGGTATGAAGCGATACGACGCGACAAAAATTTAGTAAACTGACGAGATGTATGAAATCTCGCTGAACacaaaaatcaaaataaaactgCCACTACCTGGGGGGGAACATACATAATGCATACACATTCTGCAAGCTCACATGTGCATGTAGAATGCATAAACGTGTATATTAGTACGCATAAACATGTATAGAAATAcgaaaaaacatatattgatatataaataaacatgcTACGTACGTACGCATAAACTtgttatatacgtatgtacatgcCCGCATTTCTGCTTGCGCAACAAGGGATATACATGTAAACTCCTTAAAAACACATTCATATGAAAAGTGCcctgtacatatacataaaacgagtaattaaaaaatcgCATTCTTCATATGAACAAGGTCATGTTGTTTAAAGTAAAGCAAATTATACACTTTTACTCTCACATATATAGGGAGATATGCACACATAcgtattcatacatatatacatatatgcttatCTATATTTATTCCTTCCGCAAATATATGGAGCATTGGTCAGTATTCCTAACCTACTAATCAAAATGACAATTAGGTGTAAAAAACGGGGAggggaaataataaaaaaaaaaaaaaaagtgtaaaaaCTGGACGgtaaaaaagaagtaaaattaGTGGAGTTGTACAAAAATATGGACATGCACGGACAATGATGATCGTCATTATGAAGTGCTCCTGCCCCATCTGGGTATATATAACTAACGAAGCTGACGAAGCTGACGAAGCTAGCGTAGCTTACGCAACTGACGAAGCTAACGAAACTGACGAAGCTGGCGTAGCTTACGCAACTGACGAAGCTAACGAAACTGACGAAGCTGACGAAACTGACGAAGCTGACGAAACTGACGAAGCTAACGAAGCTAACTGGTAGTCAGCTTGGATCTAAATATAGGGAGACAGGATGCTGTTATCCTGGTCATGCCATAGTTAATAAAATCAAAATCAATTACTGAGTGTATACCTTGTAATAATGCCCATAGCCCCCAATTAATATGAGAACAAACATAAAATGGTTGTATTTCATCAATCAAATTATTAATTGCATCTTCATCTTCcgtatttaaataatttttaataaaattatattcttcaTCCCTTGAAGGTATTAATTCCCAATCGCAGTTAAAGCCAGCATATTCATTGAAATGATTTGCAATATCATAAGCTCTTTCCATTGGACAAGAGTATTCAAAATCaatgaaagaaatattatcattagttgtattaataatattagaagATAACAAATCACAATGACATAACACTACTGGAGATTGTTTTCTATTACATAATTCTTCTATTTCTAAAATCAATACTTTTAACATATCAAAATCAAttagttttaatatatttgcttCTGAGTTatatgaacaatttttttttttttcttcttttagtaaattaaaatatttccataTAGTACTCCATAAAAAAGATGGTCTATCTCCTTTCACATTCTGTGAACTTTGCAAATCTTTAAATAACGTATCATTTAGATTAATATCATGTAGTACTCTTAAATTttgtgcaatttttttttgataatttgaatcttttatattttctcttGTTAAAGCATAACCATCCATAAATTCTTCTATTCTACCATTAGggaaaaatacataaattttttttgaaatatttttatcatataatatacttgagatttttttttctctttctctattaataatttcacTAGTCTTAGGTCCATACAACCTTAtcaaatatttctttttttctaattgaTCTTCTACTTTTACTAATATATTAGTTATACCTCCATTTATAACTCCAAAATTTAAAGAGTCTATTTTCCTTTCATCTATTAAATCTTTTCCATAATGTAACATAACatatttacaatataaatacaatacactcttattttcaaaaacatTATTTACAAACCTAGTCATAAACTCTTCTACCTTCACCTTTAAGTCCTCCCCCTTCTTTATTACTAAATCCCTTTCAGTTAGAGGCTCTATCCCttgcttattttttgtttctgttATTTGTGAGTTCGTCGACGAGATGCTATTAAGGTTCCTTAacgataaattattattgtacCTGTTGTAGTtgctgctattattattactattactgttgtTGCTAGTACttcttgtatttttattcatcCCTTCTCTGTTCCTGTTGTTCGGTGTTTCATCCCCTTCCACCTTTTCCCTGTTATCCGCCATACTAACCaaccttttatatatttttaccttttacCTTATTTTCGTCTTATTTCgagtttattttattcaatttCGTTTTATCTTATTGCGCTGCACTCAATACTacctaattttattttaactaaTTTGTTTGTCTATCTACCTTCCTATCTTCCTAtctgcttattttttttatttcctttttgaaGACTGATTATGTTAAATCATAACCCAGCGCACGGGGAAAAGGCGTAAAATAGTTGAccaaaaaagaaatggaaaaatgcGCTTGTAGATTAAcagaaatgaaatataaaattgcaCAATTACAGCACGTTGCTAATAATGTGcgtgtgtgcatatatggtGAGTGCTTACATACGCTTCTTAATCAGATCAATGTGTAGGCTCGTTCATTGGTATATGCTTGTCgcgtatatacatgtacaatgacaatgtatatatacacgcagCATGTTGTAGCAAATTTTTTTGCTTACTCCTAAATCAAATGAACAGTAGCATATGGTGCGTGacaatgaaaaaggaaagagaACTCTGTATCACAGCACTTATAATACATTAACaaatatgtttacatatatatatgtgcatacttATATGTGCATACTTATATGTGCATACTTATATGTGCATACTTATATGTGCATACTTATATGTGCATACTTATATGTGCACACTTACATGAACATACTTATATGAACATactcatatatgtatatatatatatatatatatatatatatatatatataaatacatttgataatgcacatatataaatatatatatatatatttatatgtacatctcttaatgtatttacatgctggaaagtaaaaatatgtattgacaaaaaataatgaaaaatataaagacgCTTCTTCTCGAACGTTCTGTATACAAGTATAGCATAAGTTGATAAACATTCGCTTGTTTGACAAGTTGTGCATCGtttatttcaaaattgtGTCAACATTATATGTGcacaattatttattcaatttACAAGAATTC is a window from the Plasmodium brasilianum strain Bolivian I chromosome 9, whole genome shotgun sequence genome containing:
- a CDS encoding ethanolamine kinase; this encodes MADNREKVEGDETPNNRNREGMNKNTRSTSNNSNSNNNSSNYNRYNNNLSLRNLNSISSTNSQITETKNKQGIEPLTERDLVIKKGEDLKVKVEEFMTRFVNNVFENKSVLYLYCKYVMLHYGKDLIDERKIDSLNFGVINGGITNILVKVEDQLEKKKYLIRLYGPKTSEIINREREKKISSILYDKNISKKIYVFFPNGRIEEFMDGYALTRENIKDSNYQKKIAQNLRVLHDINLNDTLFKDLQSSQNVKGDRPSFLWSTIWKYFNLLKEEKKKNCSYNSEANILKLIDFDMLKVLILEIEELCNRKQSPVVLCHCDLLSSNIINTTNDNISFIDFEYSCPMERAYDIANHFNEYAGFNCDWELIPSRDEEYNFIKNYLNTEDEDAINNLIDEIQPFYDNSILSPYI
- a CDS encoding ethanolamine kinase encodes the protein MSLCVSLCLLVFLIVEIPTGMTFYVGKGKRACFISSASSYGGINMMADKGTVVYGSLKSRAVGAKNAEGNVKVMNYDNEMLLTNKLEDKKRDDHIGEKTIRKRITHNVEAVVEGTTSANKTDVEKKNYSDFNIYIENNKIKEYISDIDITKEEICTLYEDMHMGRMFENLVAKLYYSKKINGFVHLYNGQEAISSGIIKNLTISDFVTSTYRDHVHAISKGVPPKEVLNELYGNYYGSTNKGKGGSMHIYSKTQNFIGGFGFIGEQIPIAVGLAYSILYKREFSSDAYGFTAEQWKQRGQRDEAWVESIDERANQNGIGSEEGHHNSSNNGSSGDSDSGSSGERSKIDVVVCFLGDGTTNIGQFFESLNLAATYNLPIIFVIENNNWAIGMENSRASVNDIMNNYTKGKAFNIETYKIDGNDVLSIYKLAKKKINDIRNRKCGPVLIEAITYRSKGHSLADPDELRLSEEKTSWRKRDPLVYLSNYMKKENIVDESYFEKIKKKIQNILEDAQNDANENYKKSQHIDICHLFKHNIFAPSENTPYNSHYENYKKFDNLSHSDLREYYQALLKENERKRKNKKNDITEKFDEKKIPLNRGRGRGRGRGRGRGRGRGRGRGRGRGRGRGRGRGMMDFPLTTHVYTLPSNDVIKNLPFKQYKINYSSEGGFKRSSKIETDEADEASVAYATDEANETDEAGVAYATDEANETDEADETDEADETDEANEANW